The Spirochaetae bacterium HGW-Spirochaetae-1 sequence TTCCTTGCCCGTTCCCTCAGTTCAGTGGTTTTTTGTCTCAAGCCATCGTTGCTGAGTTCTTTTATTTCCGGCTCGAGGGCATTTATCCTCTCCACAAGTGGTTTTAATTTTTTAATATCACGCTCATGCTTTGTGCCGAATAAAATGCTTATTACTTTATCTATCATACCGTTTCCCTGATATATTATTTGATGTCGATTGTTATGATACCCGAAATATACACAACTGATTATTTATCAACCATTATTTAAAGATGATGTTCAATTTTAAGCGACATAAAGGATATAAATATTATCGTATGCAAATACGCTAATGACAGGCGGGATTGCATGTCTCCTGTTTCTGTTGACATGGCCCACGCACTTCATCATGAATCGCTCCCAGACGTTCCCGCAGTTCTTCCATCCCCGTTTCCTCTTTTACGGAACCGATCACCGCGCCGTGATACCTGTTTTTTATCATATTGATCCTGGTATCATCGGGCAGCAGATCCGATTTATTGAAATAGAAAATCAAAGGCTTGTTCATGCAATCAAGCGTGGCTAGCTCCTTCTCTACTGTCTGAACGTTCACTTCGACATCGCCGGCATTTATATCCACGACATGTATAATATAATCGGCGTTTACGATATCCTCCAGGGTTGACCTGAAGGATTCGATGAGATTCGCCGGAAGATTCCGGATGAAACCCACCGTATCGGTCAGCAGTGTCCTGCGTTCGCGATCGATATAGACTGTTCTTGTATATGAATCCAGCGTGGCAAAAAGACGGTCTTCGACAAATAGATCGTCACGCGCCAGATAATTGATCAGCGTGGATTTTCCCGCATTGGTGTATCCCACAACGGCGCCGATCAGTTGGCCGCTTCGTCCGGACCGTGTCCGTGCCCGGTGTTTCTGGTGTTTTACGAGTTTTGCATCCAGGGTATGTATGCGTCTCTGAATATGACGGCGGTCCGTTTCCAGCATTTTCTCACCGGGACCGCGTGTCCCGATGCCCCCTCCCAGCCGCGATAGGACACCTCCAAGGCCTTTAAGCCTGGGAAGAATATATTTGAGCTGAGCCAGTTCCACCTGAATTTTGGCCTCGGCGCTCCTCGCTCTCCGGGCAAAAATGTCCAGGATCACCTCGGTTCTTCCTATGACCCGGCACTTAAGCACATCTTCAAGATTCCTGATCTGGGCCGGACGGATATTGTTTATATCGAAGACAACGAGCCTTATCTCATTTTCTTCGATGATATCCTGCAGCCGGGGGATATACCCTTTGCCTATTATATATGCGGCATCAATTTTATCCCTGTTTACTGTCATGGCGTCAACAGTAATCCCGCCCGCTGTCTTTATCAGCAGTTTCAGTTCTTCAAGCGAGTATTGTACCTGGTCAATGTTTTCTCCCTGCATCCGCAGGGCTATGAGGAGAGCTCGTTCATCCCGGGAGGATGGGATTCTATTTACCGATGCATCCATTCAGATTTATACTGCATCCTGTTTTAATATTATTTCGCTCAAACCACCCGCTTTTCATTTCAAGGGCATATTGGGCCGGTTTTTTAGATGGATACGTTACGGATATATCCAGCGG is a genomic window containing:
- the hflX gene encoding GTPase HflX yields the protein MDASVNRIPSSRDERALLIALRMQGENIDQVQYSLEELKLLIKTAGGITVDAMTVNRDKIDAAYIIGKGYIPRLQDIIEENEIRLVVFDINNIRPAQIRNLEDVLKCRVIGRTEVILDIFARRARSAEAKIQVELAQLKYILPRLKGLGGVLSRLGGGIGTRGPGEKMLETDRRHIQRRIHTLDAKLVKHQKHRARTRSGRSGQLIGAVVGYTNAGKSTLINYLARDDLFVEDRLFATLDSYTRTVYIDRERRTLLTDTVGFIRNLPANLIESFRSTLEDIVNADYIIHVVDINAGDVEVNVQTVEKELATLDCMNKPLIFYFNKSDLLPDDTRINMIKNRYHGAVIGSVKEETGMEELRERLGAIHDEVRGPCQQKQETCNPACH